The Triticum urartu cultivar G1812 unplaced genomic scaffold, Tu2.1 TuUngrouped_contig_6885, whole genome shotgun sequence region GTGTCAACCTACTTGCAGGAAGCAACCGCAATGGAGCATGTTTGACTTGGCCACAGAGACTCCGAATCGCACTTGAATCTGCACAGGGTACATATGTGAATGCAGATTATATTAAGTTTGCCATTGAATGTTTAGTGTTCTCAATAACCTGAGCACTGGCTGGTCTGGTGATGTGCAGGGCTAGAGTACCTACACAAGGGGTGCTACCTGCCCCTCATCCACAGAGACGTGAAGGCAACCAACATCCTATTGAACGCAAAGATGGAGGTTAGGATCGCTGACTTTGGCTTGTCCAAGGCCTTCAGCAATGACAATGAAACCCACGTGTCCATGAACACACTCATTGGCACACCCGGATATGTTGATCCAGAGTACCAGGCGACGATGCAGCCAACAGCAAAGAGTGACGTGTATAGCTTTGGTGTCGTACTGCTAGAGCTAGTCACAGGAAAGCCAGCCAGCCTACAGGAGGCGGTGCCCGTCAACATAacccagtgggtgcaccagcGACTAACGCGGGGCAATATTGAGGGTGTGGTGGACGAACGCATGCGTGGTGGATATGATGTCAACGGGGTGTGGAAGGTTGCAGATATCGCACTCAAGTGCACTGCACAAGCCTCGGTGCAGCGTCCCACCATGACCGACGTGGTGGCACAATTGCAGGAATGTGTCGAGCTAGAGAATGGGCGTGTTGGAGGCAACACAAACAACGGCTTCCACGGCGGTAGCAGCGGTGATGTCCCGAACTT contains the following coding sequences:
- the LOC125531214 gene encoding probable LRR receptor-like serine/threonine-protein kinase At1g51880, with protein sequence MSSLFYEGPVSNPVKPQNEMTTSYAMVNDVCGDGSLRLESRQFTYRELQMITNNFQRVLGSNRNGACLTWPQRLRIALESAQGLEYLHKGCYLPLIHRDVKATNILLNAKMEVRIADFGLSKAFSNDNETHVSMNTLIGTPGYVDPEYQATMQPTAKSDVYSFGVVLLELVTGKPASLQEAVPVNITQWVHQRLTRGNIEGVVDERMRGGYDVNGVWKVADIALKCTAQASVQRPTMTDVVAQLQECVELENGRVGGNTNNGFHGGSSGDVPNLSYHAYTTDRSTSVSQNSTTIEMEHNVIREPTMPTGPAAR